In Mus caroli chromosome 9, CAROLI_EIJ_v1.1, whole genome shotgun sequence, a single window of DNA contains:
- the Tdgf1 gene encoding teratocarcinoma-derived growth factor 1, whose product MGYFSSSVVLLVAISNAFEFGPVTGRDLAIRDNRIGDQKEPAVRDRSFQFVPSVGIQNSKLLNKTCCLNGGTCILGSFCACPPSFYGRNCEHDVRKEHCGSILHGTWLPKKCSLCRCWYGQLHCLPQTFLPGCDGHVMDQDLKASRTPCQTPSVTTTFMLAGACLFLDMKV is encoded by the exons ATGGGGTACTTCTCATCCAG TGTGGTTTTGCTTGTGGCCATTTCCAATGCGTTTGAATTTGGACCCGTTACTG GGAGAGACCTTGCCATCCGAGATAACCGCATTGGGGACCAGAAAGAACCTGCCGTACGCGATCGGTCTTTCCAGTTCGTGCCTTCCGTGGGGATACAGAACA GTAAGTTGCTTAATAAAACTTGCTGTCTGAATGGAGGGACTTGCATCCTGGGGTCCTTCTGTGCCTGCCCTCCTTCCTTCTATGGACGCAACTGTGAACATGATGTTCGCAAAGA GCACTGTGGGTCTATCCTCCATGGCACCTGGCTGCCCAAGAAGTGTTCCCTGTGCAGATGCTGGTACGGCCAGCTCCACTGTCTTCCTCAGACCTTTCTACCTGGCTGTG ATGGTCACGTGATGGACCAGGACCTCAAAGCATCCAGGACTCCGTGTCAAACGCCGTCTGTGACGACCACTTTTATGCTAGCTGGCGCCTGCCTTTTTCTAGATATGAAAGTATAG